Proteins encoded within one genomic window of Anastrepha ludens isolate Willacy chromosome 4, idAnaLude1.1, whole genome shotgun sequence:
- the LOC128862171 gene encoding serine-arginine protein 55-like, translating into MSSSRVFVGGLAYCVREKDLVEFFKGYGRTCDVLLKNGYGFVEFENHRDADDAVDELNGKSLMGRRVNVELAKSRVRGNCSERYGSKRRGRYNDRSSRTIHYGPPKRTECRIVVENLSSGVNWQDLKDFMKRVGEVTYCDAHKERRNEGVVEFASKSDMEAALEELDDTALDGRRVRLIEDRRRRKLVGGKRERSRSRSDTRSRSKSVRSSPRPHSSPSEFRELSTSKLRSPVAKRLRSEIVRVLRTECHTRDRATAHRSHREGSPSKSITDSQSWDRSTCSSSRSRSASPENGKSTTEEDK; encoded by the coding sequence ATGAGCAGTTCGCGAGTTTTCGTTGGTGGATTAGCCTATTGCGTACGTGAAAAGGATTTGgtagaattttttaaaggatATGGACGCACGTGTGATGTGTTATTGAAAAACGGATATGGCttcgttgaatttgaaaatcacCGAGACGCCGATGATGCAGTGGACGAGTTGAACGGAAAAAGTTTGATGGGAAGGAGAGTAAATGTTGAGTTGGCAAAGAGCAGAGTACGTGGCAATTGTAGTGAGCGATATGGCAGCAAACGGCGTGGTCGTTATAATGACCGAAGTTCTAGAACAATACATTACGGACCACCGAAACGAACCGAATGTCGCATAGTTGTGGAAAACTTATCAAGCGGCGTCAATTGGCAAGATTTAAAAGATTTTATGAAGCGAGTCGGAGAGGTAACCTACTGCGATGCACATAAAGAGCGGCGCAATGAAGGTGTGGTGGAGTTTGCTTCAAAATCGGACATGGAAGCTGCTCTAGAAGAATTGGACGACACTGCATTGGATGGTCGTCGTGTACGCTTGATTGAAGATCgacgaaggaggaagcttgttGGAGGAAAGCGCGAGAGGTCTCGTTCAAGATCTGACACTCGCTCACGCTCCAAATCGGTGCGCTCATCGCCGCGGCCGCATTCAAGTCCAAGCGAATTTCGTGAGCTATCCACATCAAAATTGCGTTCTCCTGTTGCTAAGCGTTTACGCTCAGAAATCGTACGAGTACTACGTACAGAATGTCACACCCGTGATCGTGCCACAGCTCATCGTTCACATCGTGAAGGCTCACCATCTAAGTCAATCACAGATTCTCAGTCATGGGATCGCTCCACTTGTAGCAGTTCACGGTCACGGTCAGCTTCGCCTGAAAACGGAAAATCCACTACCgaagaagataaataa